From the Manis pentadactyla isolate mManPen7 chromosome 7, mManPen7.hap1, whole genome shotgun sequence genome, one window contains:
- the EFCAB10 gene encoding EF-hand calcium-binding domain-containing protein 10 — translation MEAGGSREVEARNYLEKHRIMELLNYLTSSLLFFRPEKPREHLISLLEQLRIARVTAVSFPFLMDHSNIVAMFEMMDTSNKGTITFVQYKEALKALGLYNEDEGLKDDGCGITLDKFRQEV, via the exons ATGGAGGCTGGCGGCAGCAGGGAGGTGGAGGCCAGGAATTACTTGGAAAAGCATCGGATTATGGAGTTGCTAAACTATCTTACCAGCTCCCTGCTCTTTTTCCGGCCAG AAAAACCAAGAGAGCATTTAATATCTTTGTTGGAACAGTTGAGAATTGCCAGAGTAACAGCtgtgtcttttcctttccttatgGACCACTCTAACATTGTGGCTATGTTTGAGATGATGGACACCTCAAATAAAGGCACCATAACATTTGTGCAGTACAAAGAAG CCCTAAAAGCCCTGGGTCTCTATAATGAAGATGAAGGTTTGAAAGATGATGGATGTGGAATAACTCTGGATAAATTCAGGCAGGAAGTGTAA